A DNA window from Trichomycterus rosablanca isolate fTriRos1 chromosome 9, fTriRos1.hap1, whole genome shotgun sequence contains the following coding sequences:
- the ociad2 gene encoding OCIA domain-containing protein 2 translates to MTAEAPDAAGVQSKTKAGWACPVADKQTDEMKQIWKECQEESFWYRAVPLSLGSMAITGGLIYSGVWKRSARFGPFPKLALAGVIGYAAGKASYMKTCQEKFQKLGPEFQKFRPPGFGGKGHRHCTHVCTECKKQDEAAASSATPAQS, encoded by the exons ATGACAGCCGAAGCACCAGACGCTGCAGGAGTCCagtctaaaactaaagcagGATGG GCTTGTCCAGTAGCGGACAAACAGACCGATGAAATGAAGCAAATCTGGAAAGAGTGCCAAGAAGAGAGCTTTTGGTACAGAG CTGTACCTCTCTCTCTTGGAAGCATGGCTATCACTGGCGGCTTAATTTACAGTG GGGTTTGGAAACGATCAGCACGGTTTGGACCTTTTCCAAAACTGGCAT TGGCAGGAGTCATTGGTTATGCTGCTGGAAAAGCTTCTTACATGAAAACATGCCAAGAAAAGTTTCAGAAGCTGGGACCAGAGTTTCAAAAATTCCGGCCGCCTGGCTTTGGGGGCAAAGGACATAG ACACTGCACACATGTGTGTACTGAGTGTAAGAAACAAGATGAAGCTGCAGCATCATCTGCAACACCTGCTCAAAGCTGA